The segment CAACCATTGCCAAcgaatgtcatttcatggtatGAACTACCTTTTGCAACAAAATTGGGTCTATTGCAATGTTTTCTCATCGTTGTGCAAGGGTTAGAAGTTTGTAGTGTAATGCAGTGTGGAATCGGAAATCGCCAAACCAGACGAGAGAAGGAAGAAGTACGTGTGGAATTCCATGCGTGACAAGGACGTCGATGCATGGTTCCATCCATTCTGAGGCATGCATATATGGATCGATGCAGTGCAACAAGATAGGATCGGAGGAGTATTATTCCACAGAGAGTCCACATGCATAATCCGTTGTCActcatccatatatatatatatatatatatatatatatatatatatatatatatatatatatatatatatatatatgtgcgcgcgcgcgcgcgcgcatgcATGTGATGTCCAGGCCGGGTCGACGTCGTCAAAGCTGGAAGCCTTGGCACTTGGCAGCAGGCGTGGATCGGAGCACTGTACGTAGACGAAGTCAAATTTGACCAGCTCCAACTAGTAGAGTCTCACTTGGCTGCTGCCTGCCGGAGCCAGTACGGTTATACGTATAGCTAGGCTAGGCTGCTACGAAAATTGATATATCTTGCCACACAATCCCTGCTTCCTGCATGTGaacacgtacgtacgtacgtaactATATAGCTCGTGATTAAGCTGTAATCCTGGAGTAATATATGATTTGCGGTGTTCGAGGTCTCTATGGTACGtacactagctagctagcacgtACTACTACACTTAATTAACACATGCGTGCATGACGAGGATTGCTTGGAGCTTATGGTTAATTCATCATCACGTCTCAATTTTCATccacatatatattgttatAAGACGATGATGAATAATATACAATTAATAATCCAGTACGTAAGACTACTGTTCCAAGAGTGCGTGGTATCCACAATAGCGATCCACGTACTCTAACTCATGTTGCTGTGTCAGCTATCTTCTTGCATtccacacatgcatgcatgccacaCCATGCAAACCGACTCCTATTATATAAGGACATGCTTGCACACCGCTTCCAGCACACACCACCCAACACAAACACCAGCTAGCTAGCAGAGATCCACGACAACAccaactagctagctagcttgccTTGCTTCTCTCTTTCACGTACGATATATATCGATGATGAGAGCACTGGCGGTGCTGGCCATGGTGGCCTTGTTCGCCGCGTCGTCCGCACGCGCCGAGCAGTGCGGCACGCAGGCCGGCGGCGCGCTCTGCCCCAACTGCCTCTGCTGCAGCAAGTTCGGGTGGTGCGGCTCCACCTCCGATTACTGCGGCAGCGGCTGCCAGAGCCAGTGCACCGGCAGCTGCGGCAGCACCCCAAGCACTCCGACTCCCACCCCgagctccggcggcggcggcagcgtggCGTCCATCATCTCCGAGTCCCTCTTCAACCAGATGCTCCTCCACCGCAACGACGCCGCGTGCCCCGCCAATGGCTTCTACACCTACTCCGCCTTCATCGCGGCGGCCAACGCGTTCCCGGGCTTCGGCACCACGGGCGGCGCCGACACCCAGAAACGCGAGCTGGCGGCGTTCCTCGCCCAAACCTCGCACGAGACGACGGGCGGGTGGGCGACGGCGCCCGACGGCGCCTACGCCTGGGGCTACTGCTTCAAGGAGGAGCAGGGCGCCGCGTCGGGGCCGGACTACTGCGAGCCCAGCACACAGTGGCCGTGCGCCGCCGGGAAGAAGTACTACGGCCGTGGACCCATCCAGATCTCCTACAACTACAACTACGGCGCCGCCGGGCAGGCCATCGGCGCCGGCATCCTCGCCAACCCGGACCTGGTGGCGTCGGACCCGACCGTGTCGTTCGAGACGGCGGTGTGGTTCTGGATGACGCCGCAGTCGCCCAAGCCGTCGTGCCACGCCGTCATGACCGGCCAGTGGACGCCGTCGGGAGCTGACACCGCCGCGGGGAGGTTGCCGGGGTATGGTGTTGTCACTAACATCATCAATGGTGGCCTCGAGTGCGGCAAAGGCGCTGATAGCCGCGTCGCTGACCGGATCGGCTTCTACAAGCGCTACTGCGACTTGCTTGGTGTCAGCTACGGCGATAACTTGGACTGCGCCAACCAGAAGCCCTTCAACAGCTAGatcaactatatatatatatatatatatatatatatatatatatgcattcaGTCTTTTTAATTAACTATATGTATACAACGACAGTGGCGTATACGCTATTTTACCAATAATACAATAAGATGTGATgagttacatatatatatatatatatatatatatatatatatatatatatataccagtaCACCACAGATCTGCTACAAGCCAGCAGATCGAGCAatgaataaggccttgtttagataaaaaaaaatttagattttgacactgtagcattttcgtttttatttgacaaactttgtctaattatagaataattaggcttaaaagattcgtctcgcgatttacagacaaactgtgtaattagtttttgttttcatctatatttaatgctctatacatgtgccacaagattcgatgtgacgaaaaatcttaaaaagtttttggttcttggtgtgaactaaacaaggcctaaagcaaAAGGTTACACATGCATGTGTGAGTGTGACGTGCAGCCCAATAGAAGTACATACTGAAAAATACTgttgactgatttattgtgagaaaaaaatactactgaCATTCGGGCCAAAACGAAAAAAGCGGCTACGAGTCATATGGTCAATATCGCGTGCGTAGTGCTCGGCGTCCGGCAACTGAAAGTCCAGTCTTCTACGACTTCCACGACCCTTCTTCCACGCGGCGCCTCTACCACAAGTGGAACTTTCTTTCTAcactgaacatgtggttagcaATATCAAACTCAACGAATTATTCAGAACCAGTGTTAATGGAGTTATATGAAAATCTCATGATATTAAATAAATCGATATAGTCATTATATCAGACTAGTTTTTTATCCTACAGGTGCCTGAAGGTGAAGATGGGACTACCAACAATTAAGAGAGAAGGTGTTTGACTAGTGTTGAGAGAATGAGTACTGATGGTTGGATCTAGAATAGATGGATGATGTTATCGCTATGAAAAGAATGTAAAATAATCAGGCGCCTGTGATTTAGCAACTCCCTATATCAAAACAGAAAGAAAAACTGCAAACGAAATGTTTTCCGAGGGAGAATCGTTAGGCAAAGGCCGCCAAATATTGGGCAAGGGACCTGGCGGTCCACCTCAAGGATAAATTTCTTGGTTGTTTGGCCACCAAGGTAAATTACGCCATGGCAAAAATTACAAAAACGTGAAGAAAATTAGTGAACTTGTAAGTATATATATTTCTCTCAAGGATCTCAAACCGTAAGGAATTGTGTTACAAAcgtcaagaaaaaaaaattagaatatCAGAAGAAACCTTGCGGTGTGTTGCTTCCTTACTAGTGCACCCTTGCTTCGTTACTAGTGCGCCACAAAGTCAATTGTGACTAAATGGCTGATGCATTACTTCAAGATTCATTCTAGTGAATTTATAATGAATATTTAAGACCCcgaattcaaatgaaaaaaaatgaatttGAAATTTTTAGATATCTTCGAGCACTAGAACTTTTGTTTAGGTCATTTCTCTATCCgaagtcatttgaaaaactcatAAATAGCattaatttttaaaaaataatgatTTTCCTTGTCGTTTTACAGTAACATTCGAGAATATTTCTATGAGTgagtctaaataaaactctgtCCAATCATTCACCCTACCTTGTTTTCTCTCCTCCCATGTACTTCTTTCTCTTCTCCTAATCCTCTCTACACTCAAATGAGGCACACTCTACCTGGGGTCTATGCATGTGCGACTAGTGGCAAATGACTTGGTAGCGGCCATTAGCAAGCAGATTGGGAGCGGGGCTGCTACTATATGACCGCTGTCTAGCTAGGTGACCGGCCGGCCGGTGTAACATCCTGAAATTTTGCCATGTGTTGAAAAAACACAAAAAGTTTGATCTTTCTAAATTTTGCTATAGCTTAAATAAACATGACACATATGGGTTTTATTTTGTACCACTAATAAGATCCACTTAATAGAACCAATCCACATGTGTGATGTTTTTTATTGTTGCTGCTTGTGAGTGTCAAACTTATGATGGTACTCTATCCATAAAACCCTCCTCGATTTCAAACCAAACCCATCTCCAAATCTAAGAAATTCTGGAAATAGATAAGCGTGTATTGAATTAGAAAACTCCTTTAGGCTCAAACCTCTCTCCCTCTTCCTTTTGGGCCGTGGGCACAGCCCACCTCTTCCTCCTTCCTTGTCCACATGGGCCAGCATTAGCCGCTTGGTACAACTGGAGTAGCCCACTCTCCGTCCCCTCCCCTACTCCTAGTTAGGCTGAGACCCTAGTCATCGATCTCTCACTCTCCCATCCACCGTCTTCATCTGCACAACAAGTTAAAAATATCGATTTAAAGATAATTATATAACGAACAAAATGAGACCTTACCGAGAAGAACCCACGACTTTGCCGAGTATTTTTACACTCGACAAAGAGTCctttacactcggcaaaggctttaccAAAATAGCACTTGACAAAGTCCGTTTGACAAAATTTTCTTCGGCAAAgagactttgccgagtgtttaatTTGTCGAGTGTTTCgagtggcactcggcaaatttCGGTCGTTACAACACCGGCCATCAACGGctattttgccgagtgcccggccCGGCACTCGgcaatttttttaatttctttttaaatatattttttgccgagtgctccTGGCCCTGGCACTCAGCAAAGTTTTTTCTTAAACAAATTCTTTACCGAATGCCCCTGGTCAAAGCACTCAAcaaagttttttttcttttttttttctaaaaaattgcTTTAACGAGTGTCCTAGCCCCGGCACTCGACAAaagttttttctctttttttttaaaaaaaatgctttGTCGAGTGTCTCTGGTCCTGGCACTCggtaaagttttttttaaaaaaaaattgctttTGCTGAGTGTCTTGA is part of the Sorghum bicolor cultivar BTx623 chromosome 10, Sorghum_bicolor_NCBIv3, whole genome shotgun sequence genome and harbors:
- the LOC110430794 gene encoding chitinase 1-like translates to MMRALAVLAMVALFAASSARAEQCGTQAGGALCPNCLCCSKFGWCGSTSDYCGSGCQSQCTGSCGSTPSTPTPTPSSGGGGSVASIISESLFNQMLLHRNDAACPANGFYTYSAFIAAANAFPGFGTTGGADTQKRELAAFLAQTSHETTGGWATAPDGAYAWGYCFKEEQGAASGPDYCEPSTQWPCAAGKKYYGRGPIQISYNYNYGAAGQAIGAGILANPDLVASDPTVSFETAVWFWMTPQSPKPSCHAVMTGQWTPSGADTAAGRLPGYGVVTNIINGGLECGKGADSRVADRIGFYKRYCDLLGVSYGDNLDCANQKPFNS